From the genome of Etheostoma cragini isolate CJK2018 chromosome 23, CSU_Ecrag_1.0, whole genome shotgun sequence:
ATtcggcttgtttgtatttctttaaacacattCACCATCGTCTTGGGGGGGCTAAGTCCCGGCTGCAGTGACTAAGCACTTGCAAATAGAATGCGAAGATATAGGAAGGGGAGAAGAATGCCGGCCTAAAAAGCCACGCAATGGCAAGCTCACATTAACAGTCTAGATTTAGTGAGTCAGACTACACCATAAtggacaatttctgttaaaatgaCAAGCCAGTTTCAAAAGAATTAAAGTTGACATCTCATTTTCTGTGCCTTTCTAAAAAACATTGTTCGAGACTTATTAGAACTGCTATTGAAAAAGATATACCAACAAGGTTGTTAAACCAAATTTGCGTGATAATAAGTAAACTCCACTGTTAACTTGAGGCATGTtgttataaaaactaaatacatttctattgGTTTTAAAACCGAGTAAACAAGATCAGAAATGATCCGTTACGAGGAGCCGGCCAACACGTCAGTTTCCGTTTTACataatctacatttttttttgctttatattAATTGCTGTATTACTGCTGACGTCCCCTCACGGCTTAGAGGGAGGTGATTACCTGTCGGTCGGCTACGTCCAGGTGCTCCTTGCTGGAGGTGGAGCTGTGGTCCTCTTCATCTGAACTGTggatctcctcctcctcagagtGGACGTCCTGCCCCAGCCAGCCACTGCAGACGCAACACATTCAACACAACAAACGGAGACAGAGAAACAATCAGAGAAATATTAAACGGCACAGAATGTAGCTTTGCTTTAGAGggaatgtttaaatgtgtgcagGAGAAGCAGAGCGGGCCTGCAGAGGAGCATTAGTGTGAGTTCAGAAAGAACAAAAACCCGGATAAATAAACATGACAGTTTTGTGCTAGAGGGGGACTTGATGATAAATTGAGCACACTTACTCCTTACTCAAATTTACACATATGAGTCAGTAAAAGAGTGAAACTCATCACGTttttcaacacaacaacaaaataatggttagttgcagcagtaattattatttttaggttatgctttttttcatcatcatgtTTTAAGTAGACCTATTTTCATCGATccataatgttttttctttccattatgCCTAACAGATTAAAACCTGTGCCTTGATAAACTTTTTGCCGGCAGCGAGACAACCTGCTCACAAAAAGTGTTGTCTGCCAGGTTAGTACAAGCagcaacatgtgtttgtgtgtcacttatgttttaatcttttctcTACAGTTACGTTGTCTGGTTTAAAAGgctgatgaaataaaatgaagaacCCTAAATATGTTAATTTTGCCTCCTCAGCCCTGACCTGCTGTTTCTCTTTCCTACAAAGCGTTGCATAGCGGCTTGTAGATGTTGTATCTTGGCAAAAAAAGGTGAATGATCAGAATACATTTTGTTAGGAAAGACTGTGGGACTCCAAACATTCTCCCATTTCCTTTCACTCTCATCAGCAATAGCCCACTCTCTCCACTTCCTTGTTTTTCTTACGTGCCTCCCAACAGTTtcttttaacccccccccccccaacttctttctcttctctcttatGCGTTCTCTATAGTGGAGCATTCCAAAACACTGGAACAGGCACAGAGCGCCACTTGTTTACAGCCTGAGGCTACTTACATAAACTTAACAGGCTCAGATGCCTGGGCAACACTACAGATTCAATcgctccctctttctcctctctaaAACACCCACTAAACACTCTGCATACCGGACAGAATTAAGAAGCAGGGTACATCTTAATTGTTTCAACGGGTCATTTCACACCAGCAAGCCTCATCGATTCGTCACATAACGCGGCCTCGGCTTTATCAGCTTGTAGTGCAATGGTCTGAcagaggaaacaggaagcatgGCAGCTATTAGGGGAACAGTTCCTCATCCCAACAGCGTGGACTGGGCCTAATATCAAGAACAGAGTGGGTCAATGGGATCATAATGGCATGAATGTGACAAGGGGACTGAGTGATAGTTGCAGGCGGTGTCCCTCGACACTTCTAACTCACTAGTTCTGACAATCGATTATTTCTTTGAGTCATTTACCAAGCATAATGCCAAAGATTCTCCACTTTGAGTCTCTTAAAGCTGcaataatcacatttttttttatattaaatagaTCAAAGTATTGTATTATTACTATTGTACTAACAAGGTGGGTTGTAGCGACAGGACTATAACTCCACTCAGCTCTACAGctcattgtttgggttttaaaGCATGCAACTTCACTGCTTTGGTTGAGCGCTCtaatcagtgttgtttttagtgaaaacgctctgataaacccactgtacactgaCTGCCTTTTTTCCCCTGTATAGCCCTCAGCTGCTTTTCCACAGGCGATTTAAATGataatttatttgttcatttccCAGGATAAGAACAAAAATTCAACAGAAAAGGGCAGTGATGAGGTTAGGAAGAGGCTAAACGCAGTGCGAGGGCGtgcaggctgaggaggaggaggctggtGGTTGCTGGAGGTTTATTTTCCCTGTTCTAGAGAGCCGTGTGGCGTTTCTGCAATTCTCAGACATTTCCTGCTCCGGCCACTGAAAATAACCCACAGGAAAACAGGCTGACCTGCTGCACATCAATGCACCATTCAAATCCAATGTCACTGGCTTTAAGGCCGCTTTCTACATTCTTGTAAATGCCTACCACTAATGTCACCTGCCAACCTGTCGCACACAGCTGTTCCCAGACTGAAGCTACGGGTCACCTGAAACTGCATGGTGGCAGCGACTGTTGGACAGCAGGTCTGGACCTCGGCCTATAGCAACCCTCAGGCTCTATCCATCACAAACACAAGCTGCCATTgttcacagcaacaacaaaaacacttttttcttaaaGTCATTGTTCTTGAATTTATTTGATGGTGCCTGTTAAACATGATTTCAGTCTTTTCTAATATGATAAAAGATTACTATGACTCAGATGATCTATCATCTTCATATACGGCACCTGTTACTGCTGGATCACTTTAGAAAGACGATTTTAAGACGAGATGAATGCTAAACTGATAAGTTGTTAATCTATTAGTTGCAGTATTGTGTTAGTGGTCATTTAGGAAGGGGAAATGCTGGGGACCTTTGCTGGGCCCAGCTTCTTAAAAGTGACAGTTTGtagcttttctgtgtttttaccaCTGCAAATTATATTTGTCTGGGTTTTgaattgacaataaaaacaatatgtacatacatatataattaaacaATATGTTTACAAACTTCTAAATATGCAAAATGGCACAGCCTACCTCTCGTACTCATGTTCGTGGTAGCTGTGGTAGGGATCCTGCACTTCATAGATGTCTGAATCTGCGCCGTCGGAGTCATGTGGCCAGCCCAGCCTCGCATTGTGAAACGGCAGGTTCATGTACTCGGGGATCTCCTCATACAGAGGAACGTTCTCATACTCCACCGATCCCTCTCCATTTTCTCCGCAATTATCAGCCTCCACTATGCAGCTATTGGGCCGCTCCAGGCTTTTCTCCCCCTGGCTTGAGTCCACGCTGGTACAGTCCAGAGACTGCCCTCCCTTGGCCAGCAGCTTTGGCAGCATCTTGACAGACAGCCGGAGCTCCAGCAGCTTCCGGAAAGAGAGGCTTCTCTTTTGAGAGTCGGCCCGGGTTGCCAGGTCAGCTGCAGAGAAGGACTGTGCCCTCTGCTTGCCCCCGAGCGCTGGAGCTCGGCTCTTTGGCGGCACGCTGCTCCTGGACGGCATTTGCCGGCTGAAGAAGGTCACGCAGGGTCGGGAGAAGCGCCATGCTGTTTTCTCCTGAGGAGGCGCAGGCAGCTCCCTCATCGGGGTGTTAGCATGTGGAGGTGCAGGAGGGCAGATGGAGGGTGGAGGTGCTGCTGGCAGGCTGTGTCTTTGAGGTTTTCTGGGTGGCGCCCTCGGCGACTGCTGATCATCGGCGGAAAAGGCTTTTCTCACATTAGCCAGAGGAGGGTGACAGCCAAGTTTGATCTGTTTGGGGAGGCTGTGAGTGATCGGGTAGCGCTCAAAGTCGCCGTACCcgtcctcttcatcctcctccaaCCGGTGCTCCTCGCCCCCTTTTTTGTGGCTCATTGAGTCAGCATGTGAGAGCAGGACTAAGGAGTGGGAGGTGTTTTTGTTAAGAGAGGGTGGCATGTGGACTGTTCTGTAAAGGCGTGGTGAGAGTGAGGTCTGTCGAGGAGGGGGGACGGGTGCGTTGGTCTCTTCATCTCCAATCCCTGAGTCTTGTTGGGGTAAAAGGTTGTCACATGTGTCCTGTTTGAGGTCCTCATCCTCTGAACTGAGACACAGACCAGCTAGAGTCAGTTTCCCCTCATCGTCTCGCATCTCAAGCCCCTGCTTCTGTTCGTCCGCCACCTGATCCTGGACGCTGCCCTCCAGGCCATCCTGCCTCACTAAGGTTGGCTTTTTAGGTTTGCGTGGGTGAGGGACCGGGAGAGGCTTACTGGGGGCAGCAGGAACCTGCACATCAGGGTGTAGCCTGGTAGGAGATGCTTTGCTCGTAGGCTCACTGCATTCTCCCTGAAAGGATTCTGCAGAAGACTCATGAGGAATTGCACTCTGGGAGACAATGATGCTGCCTGCAACATCACAGGCTGAGTCTgttaaatctgtgtttttagtCTCAGGCTGTACATCTGCTTTTGAAACATCAGGCTCAGCAACAGCACTTTCCTGATGTTTTACAGTCTCTGAAGCGTTTTGCTCCTCGGTCCTCTGTGCCTCTTTGTTAACCCTGTCCAGGTGTCTCTGTCTTTGAGGTTTATCCCTGGGCTTCTTGCTAATCCCTCCTGCTTCAGCCTTTTCCACAGCTACTCCCTCCTCTCGGTTTTCTGCTTTCTCCTGTTGCCTCGTCCCTGTGAACCCTTCTGTAGTAATCCCATTCTGCAACAGCTCTTGGTGCAAATCACACCCAACCTCagttgtatttccattttccagACACTGGGAACAGACCTGAAGCCCACAGGAGCAGGTGGGAATGATGTAATCCGAGTCACGTTTGTTTGTCTCTGATAAAATCCCATTTCTGGAGTTGAGAAGTGAGAGGTTATTGCCTAAagattcctcctcctcctgagaTAAGATAAAAGGTTCACTGGGTTTAGGTGGTGGGGGTGAAACAGGGGAAGACGAGGCTAGGGATTTGGGAATGCATGGTTTGGGGGCAACAGCCGGTTTTGTCCTCTTGAGAGTAGCAGGGGAAGGTTGAGAGACGAGTGAAGAATGGGAGAAAAGACCTGGTTTGGGGGCGATGGGTGGGGGAGAGGGTTTGGTGGTAGCAGGGAGTTTAGGTTTGGGAGCTAATGGAGGCTTCTTCACACCTGCATgtaagaaagagggagaggattTGAAGAAAAGTCAAACATCATTTAATGAATgagtaaatgaatgaaatgaatcatGCAACACCAGCACATCACATAAAAGTATGCTTTATCCACACCCCCTCTTCTATTATGAGGGTAGACAGCTGCAGGCTGTGGGTAAAGCTCGGGTCATGGTTCATAGTTCACTCTTAGGGTCAAAGAACTAAGGGTTTGTGTAATCTGTGAAATAAATTCAGACATCAAAATCAGGAGTACTTAAGAGCTTACATTTCACTTGAGGCAGGAAATACAAAGTAAAACTGGATTATTCAATTCAGATTCACAATTGAAATtgttccctccttcctcctcctttctaAAGCTGGGCATGTCTTTAGTTGTTTATAATTAAATTGTACAAACAACACCAGCAGCAAccaataatgtaaatataattgGTACATGTCTGTTGTGTCCCCTACTGGTGACTGTCTGCTTCTGACCGTTTGTGttcctacattttttaaagtcacGGTTCTGTTGTTAGACCTGAGTCACACTGAAGTGCATTGTATTGTATGCATTCGCCCCCCACATGGAACTACTAAACAGGAttctaataaataaatgctactattttaattaatttaaggtTGGTGAGACAATATAACTGTGGTTTTACCTGGTTAAATAGTTTAAATAATAAACCAGAGTCTCTACATTAATAAAAAGCTGTAAATTAAGATAGCTGGCCATGTTTTTCCGCTCTACTGGCTGAAAGTCTTGGCTGGCCGACACCACGAGAAGTGGAGTCATCGAGCGGATGTTTCCGAAAAGGCCAACGACCAAAAATCCCTCTGCCCCCATACATGCTGTTCTTCCTCTGCAGATAGAGCCTCGCTTCAAACTCTGTTTCAAAACCCTTAAGTATAAAGTCATTgtgcttaaaaacaacaatacgtACGTTGTAGGACAGTAATTAACATTTCGTACTAATCATTAAGAGCTGACTCTTCAATTCGGCATTCAGCTTATAttagaaatgtttaaatttcaGAAGTGGTTCACACAAATGCGTATCTAAATTCACCATGTATGGCGGTAATAAGCAAGGAGAATTAACGTAAAACTTTATCAAAAACGTGACTTGGTTTCTTTATTTATACGCCGAATTTGCCAGTACATGCTTACAACACCAGCAAAGTTAATAAACTATGTCCTATAAGCCCACTAATAACTTTAGaagcattcaacttttttcaatgatttttgaGGGGAGTTTGGCCTTATGTTTTCGCTGTAAAAGGCAACGCCAGGTAAACCCGCTCATGTCGTGGAAAGACATATTCATAATAACACTGTCGTACATATACCATTTCACTGAGAGCACCCCTCTTCATTCAGGCAAAGGTTTACTTTTTCATAAGTGAGATGTTAACACTGCAGCTTATTCTCGAATCCGACTTGTTGCATCAACAGCAGGACAGATGTTTTAAGACAAAGGATTTAACCCCCTACAGCTGTAACAGTAGCTGTAAAATCAAACGGAAAGGGACTGTGAGTGATTGCGTGTTTAGAAATCACTCAAATTGAGGTAGAGTCTGTCCTCTTTTATATCTTTTTGAAAGCTGTTattaagaaaaactgtaattaacTGTGGCTGAGTAAAAATAGAGTAGATGCTATCGACCGTTATAACATTCAAATTGCATAGTTTTACACTTTCTGCGATGAATGCCAATACGTGTTTGTATTTAGTTTAGCTAACCACAATATGCGCTTGCACAGCAGGATTTCGCTAAGTTAAGTTAGCTCCCCCACGAAACAAACCTGTGCTCATGACTCCCGACTTGCTCCTTTCTCCATGAGTAAATTTACTTTCAATGGAAATGCGAGAAAATCTGCGTTTTGTCCTCATTCGACACCATTGTCAGTTTGTAAGACACTCCAGGAGGAAAACATGCACATCCATCGCTGTTGCTCCTTATCTCGGCAGCGGCTTCACGGATAAAGTCGCAACGGCtgttactttttccattttcccaAAGTTTTTAGCCACGGTGCTTTTCCCAATAACGTAAAGTaggacacaacaaaacaacccaGTTCCGTTtgtacatttcaaaacaaatatgttgttaGATAATATATCgtgtatgtgttgttgttatACGACATAAGGTACAGAAGTATGCATTCACATATGTTCAACTGTAGattttcagtaaataaataaaaagtaaaaaaaggctACTGTTTGCTGTGATTCTAATTCACAAAATTAAAAGGtgcgttttattttgaaggcaatTTCCGGTATGTTTCTCGCTAACCTTACACGCTTTTCTTGCCTAGCTTTCCAAACGGTATGAACACTGCCTTTCGCGCCCAGCGGAGGAGCTCTAACTGGCACAAACTTGCTTGTTAGCGAGCAAGTGGAGGTTGAAGACGAGCATTATGGGAATTGTAGTTTATCGACGTTTTTAGCAACCGGCTAACTACCAACTTCTCAACGGCTGGTTGTTCCTCACTACTGTCGCCTACAACTTCAGAATGCAGAACGGGCTGTGGATAGATGGCGGAGAGCAATGACTGAGGAGTTTGATGAAGATGTGGTATTTGAGGTTTGTATTACGGCCgccatttgtttatttttttagtcgAAACTTACGGATGCTTTGTCATACCTTTCGAGTTCTGAGGTAAACGTAGACGATGGGTTCCCGATTCATTAACGGCAGCTTAGCTCTATGGCTCACACAGATAGCTTAACAAGCTAGTAGGCATGCGAGCTTCACATAAGCAGCTGTTTGCCCTGTTGCCATTCATttgcaatacaaaacaaatccacataTTTGGCTGACTGCTAACTGCTTTTCCGCCAAGGAGCTTTGGTGGTCATGAGAGGGAGCTGAGCTGTGCGAGTGTGCGCATTGTTGTTGGTGTTTCATCATAAGCTACTAGATTGGGAGAGAGGTGGGGTGGGGATGACCAGATCCAATGCGTCTGTTCTGAATAAAAAATCATTGACGCACACGAAGCTCCGTCTGGATGGTGACAACATGAGCTGCTGCGACTTCGTGTGACAATGCATGTGAGTAGCATTTAATTGTTCTGCTGCTATCTAGGCATATAACGTATTATGGTGGGCCATTTACATTAAACTGAGGTGCAGCTGTGCTGAGGCACCAGAACACAGCAAAGATGCTAAGTAATGTTTTCCCAGCAGCTGGGGGAGAACTGGGTCAGACATCTTTTGGACATATTCTGGCATGGgatgtcctcctctctgcttaTTTCGTGGCTGATTTGATTCTGAGCGTTCTTTGTTTAGGGTAAGAAACATCATCACCTGTGTTTATCCCTCTATGAGTAGATAGGATTATTGCATGATGACTTGTGCTTAGATTTAGTCCAGTTTCCATGGTGCAATCAGAGGCTCCAAAGACAGTCCTGGCATCTGTATGAGTGATTTACAGATTCATATGTGAAGGCACTTAGCTTTACAACATTCCCGCCAGAACAGAAAAGCAAGCTGCATGGAGGAGATATGGGGGATGTGGAATGAAAGAGTCAAAGATCACGCCAATGTTGCGGGTCTGGGGAGATGCTGGTGCCGTTGATGGTGAGAGTGGGATTGTTGATTTTGCTGAGTGTGGATTTGGACCCCCTG
Proteins encoded in this window:
- the LOC117938857 gene encoding FYVE, RhoGEF and PH domain-containing protein 6-like isoform X1; its protein translation is MRTKRRFSRISIESKFTHGERSKSGVMSTGVKKPPLAPKPKLPATTKPSPPPIAPKPGLFSHSSLVSQPSPATLKRTKPAVAPKPCIPKSLASSSPVSPPPPKPSEPFILSQEEEESLGNNLSLLNSRNGILSETNKRDSDYIIPTCSCGLQVCSQCLENGNTTEVGCDLHQELLQNGITTEGFTGTRQQEKAENREEGVAVEKAEAGGISKKPRDKPQRQRHLDRVNKEAQRTEEQNASETVKHQESAVAEPDVSKADVQPETKNTDLTDSACDVAGSIIVSQSAIPHESSAESFQGECSEPTSKASPTRLHPDVQVPAAPSKPLPVPHPRKPKKPTLVRQDGLEGSVQDQVADEQKQGLEMRDDEGKLTLAGLCLSSEDEDLKQDTCDNLLPQQDSGIGDEETNAPVPPPRQTSLSPRLYRTVHMPPSLNKNTSHSLVLLSHADSMSHKKGGEEHRLEEDEEDGYGDFERYPITHSLPKQIKLGCHPPLANVRKAFSADDQQSPRAPPRKPQRHSLPAAPPPSICPPAPPHANTPMRELPAPPQEKTAWRFSRPCVTFFSRQMPSRSSVPPKSRAPALGGKQRAQSFSAADLATRADSQKRSLSFRKLLELRLSVKMLPKLLAKGGQSLDCTSVDSSQGEKSLERPNSCIVEADNCGENGEGSVEYENVPLYEEIPEYMNLPFHNARLGWPHDSDGADSDIYEVQDPYHSYHEHEYESGWLGQDVHSEEEEIHSSDEEDHSSTSSKEHLDVADRQQEDEMKRKKVVHIAQEIMSSEKVFVDVLKLLHIDFQDAVAKATGQNGKPVVDERILSQILYYLPQLYQLNRDLLRELEERVAHWSDHQRLADIFVQKGPYLKMYSTYIRQFDNNVALLDEQCRKNTAFASVVREFETSPRCASLALKHYLLKPVQRIPQYQLLLTDYLKNLPEDSEDYKDTQAALSIVKEVANHANDIMKQGDNFQKLMQIQYSLNGHHEIVQPGRVFLKEGTLMKLSRKVMQPRVFFLFNDALMYTTPVQSGQYKLNSVLSLAGMKVSKPSQEAYQNELNIESVERSFILSASSATERDEWLEAIAKAIDDYTKKKITFISSRSQEEAECVVDTGAPLGSKAPIWIPDLRATMCMICTCEFTLTWRRHHCRACGRVVCQACSANKYYLEYLKNQPARVCDHCFVKLQENSDRCASTSVSPIKSGAFSFTRKQKKIPAALKEVSANTENSSMSGYLNRSKGNKKQWKRLWFVIKNKVLYTYAASEDVAALESQPLLGFFLREEKNGPAQKLQFKLYHKNTLFYIFKADDIPTAQRWIEAFQEAMILEQ
- the LOC117938857 gene encoding FYVE, RhoGEF and PH domain-containing protein 6-like isoform X2, which produces MRTKRRFSRISIESKFTHGERSKSGVMSTGVKKPPLAPKPKLPATTKPSPPPIAPKPGLFSHSSLVSQPSPATLKRTKPAVAPKPCIPKSLASSSPVSPPPPKPSEPFILSQEEEESLGNNLSLLNSRNGILSETNKRDSDYIIPTCSCGLQVCSQCLENGNTTEVGCDLHQELLQNGITTEGFTGTRQQEKAENREEGVAVEKAEAGGISKKPRDKPQRQRHLDRVNKEAQRTEEQNASETVKHQESAVAEPDVSKADVQPETKNTDLTDSACDVAGSIIVSQSAIPHESSAESFQGECSEPTSKASPTRLHPDVQVPAAPSKPLPVPHPRKPKKPTLVRQDGLEGSVQDQVADEQKQGLEMRDDEGKLTLAGLCLSSEDEDLKQDTCDNLLPQQDSGIGDEETNAPVPPPRQTSLSPRLYRTVHMPPSLNKNTSHSLVLLSHADSMSHKKGGEEHRLEEDEEDGYGDFERYPITHSLPKQIKLGCHPPLANVRKAFSADDQQSPRAPPRKPQRHSLPAAPPPSICPPAPPHANTPMRELPAPPQEKTAWRFSRPCVTFFSRQMPSRSSVPPKSRAPALGGKQRAQSFSAADLATRADSQKRSLSFRKLLELRLSVKMLPKLLAKGGQSLDCTSVDSSQGEKSLERPNSCIVEADNCGENGEGSVEYENVPLYEEIPEYMNLPFHNARLGWPHDSDGADSDIYEVQDPYHSYHEHDGWLGQDVHSEEEEIHSSDEEDHSSTSSKEHLDVADRQQEDEMKRKKVVHIAQEIMSSEKVFVDVLKLLHIDFQDAVAKATGQNGKPVVDERILSQILYYLPQLYQLNRDLLRELEERVAHWSDHQRLADIFVQKGPYLKMYSTYIRQFDNNVALLDEQCRKNTAFASVVREFETSPRCASLALKHYLLKPVQRIPQYQLLLTDYLKNLPEDSEDYKDTQAALSIVKEVANHANDIMKQGDNFQKLMQIQYSLNGHHEIVQPGRVFLKEGTLMKLSRKVMQPRVFFLFNDALMYTTPVQSGQYKLNSVLSLAGMKVSKPSQEAYQNELNIESVERSFILSASSATERDEWLEAIAKAIDDYTKKKITFISSRSQEEAECVVDTGAPLGSKAPIWIPDLRATMCMICTCEFTLTWRRHHCRACGRVVCQACSANKYYLEYLKNQPARVCDHCFVKLQENSDRCASTSVSPIKSGAFSFTRKQKKIPAALKEVSANTENSSMSGYLNRSKGNKKQWKRLWFVIKNKVLYTYAASEDVAALESQPLLGFFLREEKNGPAQKLQFKLYHKNTLFYIFKADDIPTAQRWIEAFQEAMILEQ